The genomic interval ttgaagaaggatccagactcAACGccgcctttccattccctccccagatgctgcctgacccaccgagttcctccagcatcttgtgttttgcgcaagattccagcatctgcagtttcttgtgtctctgaggAACTATTCAATTTGTACAGCCATCTCTCTGAAGCCAAGGTCACTCTAACCTCAGTCATCAAACTGCAGTACACAGATGACACTGGCAAATGCACAGTCAAAGGCTTGGCTGTGATTTATTGCGGAATTATTCTCTCAAGCATATGGGGAAATTGGCTCTTACACCAAACACCCATAAATCACAGGCCCTCAGACAGTTAGTtgggtcagttcagttcagattagtttattgtcacgtgtaccgaggtacagtgaaaagcttttgttgcgtactaaccagtaattgtggtaggatgattcagttgcctgataacagctgggaagaaactatccctgaatctggaggtgtgtgttttcacacttctgcacctcttgcctgatgggagaggggagaagagggagtggccagggtgcgactcgtccttgattatgctgctggccttgccgaggcagcgcaagGTGTaaatagtcaatggaagggaggttggttagtgcggtggtctgggctgcatccacaattcgttgcaatttagctcttaaggatagcggagtcagggggtatggggagaaggcaggaacggggtactgattgagaatgatcagccatgatcacattgaatggccgtgctggctcgaagggccgaatggtctcctcctgcacctattgtctattgtcaatttctTGAGGGTCTTGgattgagctgttcccaaaccaagctgcgatgcatcctgagaaaatgctttctatggcgcatctgtggaagttggtgagggttgttggggtaaTGCCGAACCtgcttaagccttctaaggaaatagaggcgttggtgtgctttcttggtcgctgcttcaacatgggtggtccaggagaagttgttggtgatattgaatcCGCAGAATTTgatgttttcaaccatctctactgtgGTGCCGTCGATGCAAACTGGATTGTTGGCTCCTGGTGTACAAAATGCCTCTTGGAAAATGCTTTGACAAAATGCCTCTTGGAAAATGCTTTGACAAAATGCCTCTTGGAAAATGCAGCTCATTCCTATATCTCAGGAGCTGCCTCTCCACAAAGATGGACATTGACGATAACATTCACCATCGTCATCGGTGTTGCTGGATAGCCTTCTGCAACAGTAGGAAGAAAGAGGTTTGCCGATCAGGATCTGAAACCTGGCACAAAGCTCATGGCCGACTGGGCAGCCGTGATTCCTACTTTCCTGTCTGCTCCAGTGTCGGGACTCTCTTCAGCAGACACCTTAAAAAAAAACAGGGGGGTGGTTCATGGCCAAAGAAGCATGCAgcacggaaaacaggcccttcagccccttcACCTATGCCAGCCAACCTGCCCCATTAAGCTAGTTTCATTTGGCTGTACTGGCCCAAACCTCTATAAACCTTTTCTATCTGTATCTGTCCGTGTGTCTTTAAAATGTCACGTTTATtcttgcctctaccacttcctctggagtTGTAGATAACCTTCAGAATCCATTTTTCAACCAAATTTAGTGTTACCTGTCAATTTACTAACCCTGCTGCcttcattcacatccaaatcatgaataaaATTACTGGAAAAAAGTGACCTGGCTTAACAGTCTCTAGCCTGgggaaaaacaaccctccaccataAGTCTCTGTTTTCTGTCATCAagctaattttgtatccaattgtcttggattccatgtgatcctaCCTTCAAGATTAGTCTACCATGTGTACCTTGCCAAAGGTCTTGTTAAAGTACCCGACCCTATACTCTAGATCAGTGATGTTTGTGTGCCGGACACCTTCACCACCATGTCACCCTGTGTTGctgctttcatggaactatgtgctCCCTGCATCCCAATGTCTCCATTCTGAAGAGTGGTGCCACCATAGTTCTATCCACCAAACCTTCCAAATCAACTGGCAAGATAAACAAGCCAAGGCCAACTCTGAGCGCAGCCCATGTCTACAAAAGCCTATGTGCCAGGCTCCCAAAGTAGACATTTTACTCCGAGCTGTGTCACGGCAAGAGTTATCCTGGTGGATTGCAAAACCAATGCAAGGTTGTACCCAAAGCCTCTCTGGAATAAATGTAACATCACCACAGACTCACACGAATCAATGGCCCTTGACATCTCAAAATGGGGAAGGAGCACTCTATGACACAGAGCCCCAAGCCCTTCTGTTGGGAGAAATCTGAAGCCCAACAATAACTgcagaagccccccccccccccccctcccaatctaaTGACAGTCTGGTGTCTCAGTGGCCATCTCAGAACCTCATGGACCTCAAATGGAAGCAAGGCAACCTTGACCCCAAGGGGTTGCCGGAGATGTACTCATTTTTCTCAAACTATTTATGACTCCTTTTTAATTATGGCAGAACTTGGAGGAACCTTACATGAGGTCTTTTACCTTAAAATACACAAAAGCATcaaggtatttaaaaaaaaatcagatcatTGTGGTTACGTGGGAAATGTGGAAACTAAGTTGTGCGCAGCAAAATCTAACAATCATCGGATAAATAAACCAGAGTTTATTTTTAACCCTGTGTTAATTGTGGATAAATGGTGCCCCAAACTGCAATCTGAACAGTACACGTCGCAACTGCAGCGGAGCAGTAATGCAGCAAGTGGATATCAAGGTATTGGCAGAGGTGCAGGTTGCACTGCTTTAGGGATAGTGCTGAGCTGTGACAACTGCGGCCTAATGCTGAGTGGTTGCCATTTCTTCCCTCTCCTTGTGTCTATCGAACGTAGAGGGCTCTGACAAACCAGAAGGAAGCCTCTTTTTTTTGTAACAAAATTTAATTTGTTCAATTATTTATAACAGTTTTTAATATATTTGTTTTTAgttcatcatttgttaacccactcattcctgggatcattcttgtaaacctcctctggaccctctccagagccagcacatccttcctcagatatgactGGGGAGTGAACCTGCCACTGGGCCACAGCTAACACTGACGGGGAATGACTGACCAGTGCAGATGCAGGTTCACTTATGTCTCAGTGTGCGCTGTTCAGATGCACTGCATTTCCCCGTGATAAATCACTTCTCACGTCATTGAGATGAAGCAGATGGTTATTGTTCCTCACTATATCCTGCTCAGGGGTGAGGTTTTCCTGCTGTTTTATCATGGGCCAACCTGTGTCTTAAAACCTACACTTGGCTTCCAGTGGTTGTCAGCATGATTCAAAGTGTTCAGTCTTTGAGATCTGGGCATCAGGAGTAAGGAATAAATCTActgtcgacacaaggaactgcaaataagctctgaactacagagCCGAGGGaccttggttttgtctttttgcactgttatttttttgtttttgtgtgtttataaataaaaaaatatatatatgtatgtataaagaaaatagacacaaaatgcgcaggacaggcagcatctctggaaagaaggaatgaatgggtgacgtttcgggtcgagacccttcttcagactagagtcaggggaaaggaaaacgagagatatagatggtgaggtggagatatatatatatatgtgtgtgtgtatatatatataattataaaatatatatgtgtgtgtgtgcacatatatatatatatatatatatataatatatatatatatacacacacacacacacacacacacaaaaaaaacaataatactgcaaaaagacaaaaccagtgcccccaagtctatgtagtttagagcgtattggaggttgtagtgtttaatagcctgatgggaagaagcagttcctgaacctggacgttacagttttcaggctcctgtaccttcttcccgatggcaggagtgggtggtgtgggtctctgatgatgctggctatcTTTTtgaggccttcgatggtggggcggtcaatacccgtgatggactgggcagtgttcacaactttttgcagacgtctttgctcctgggcattcaagttgccgaaccaggccatgatgcaaaccagtcaatatgctctccactgtacacatTAAGGTAGTATTTGCGGGAGATTTCGAATTCCTAATATTGTCGGGGTCTCCCATAATGTAAAGGGCTTGGACAGGGTGAAATTTGTTAAATGAGTCCCAAGAAAGCTTCCTTCATTATTTTATTGAGGGCTCCATTAGAGAGGGCATTATactgaagatacacaaaaagctggagtaactcagcgggacaggcagcatctttgtagaaaaggaataggtgacattttgggtcgagacccttcttcagactgagaattaagggggatggaaacgagagatatggaagagtaaggtgtgaaaataagagATCAAAGcattaaggaaatgtagaatggttcattgttagctgaagaGAAGGTGATAAGgcatactataagaaaataactgcagatgctggtacaaatcaaaggtatttattcataaaatgctggagtaactcagcaggtcaggcagcatctcaggagagaaggaatgggtgacgttttgggtcgagacccttcttcagactgatgtcaggggggcgggacaaaggtgaaggatataggtggagacaggaagatagagggagatctgggaagggggaggggaagagagggacagtggaactatctaaagttggagaagtcgatgttcataccactgggctgcaagctgcccaggcgaaatatgaggtgctgttcctccaatttccagtgggcctcactatggcactggaggaggcccatgacagaaaggtcagactgggaatgggagggggagttgaagtgctcggccaccgggagatcagtttggcgaacgcagaccgagcgcaggtgttgagcgaagcgatcgccgagcctgcatttggtttcgccgctgtaaataagttgacatctggagcagcggatgcaatagatgaggttggaggaggtgcaggtgaacctctgtctcacctggaaagactgtatgtcccgcccccctgaaatcagtctgaagaagggtctcgaccagaaacgtcacccattccttctctcctgagatgctgcctgacctgctgagttactccagcattttgtgaataaggcatACAGTCAGTAAATTAATCAGcagaacagtgaaactagaaggagaactagggtgggggagggacgtagagagagtgaaagcatgggctacttaaagttagagagatcaatattcgtactgctgggctgtaagctgccgaagcgaaatatgaggtgctgtacctccaatttgcgctgggcctcactctgacagtaaaggaggcccaggacagaaaggccagtgtgggactgggaagcgaagttaaagtgcttggcaaccAGGGGATTGGGTAGACCTAGACATGGGTGGCCTAAacccacctgcgtgggttttctctgagatcttcggtttcctcccacagtccaaagacgtacaggtatgtaggttaattggcttggtaaatgtaaaaattgtccctagtgggtgtaggatagtgttaatgtgcggggatcactgggcggcctgtttccgcgctgtatctctaaactagacatctgcagttctttcctgcacacacaaggCATTAtactgatctgtcgttttcaccccTTCCATGCCTcttgtttccctcccccctgacactcagtttgaagaagcatctcaacccaaaacgtcacccattccttctccagagatgctgcctgtcctgctgagttactccagcattttgtgtctatctattcggtgtaaaccagcatctgcagttccttcctacacaataaaagaACCCGTGTGGCATTGACATCAGGAGTAGCTGCAGATCAACACTCTCAATGATTAGATGGTGTTTGCAGATTTGTGAGATGTATTGGAGTGTGCTTTCCAAGGAATTACAGGATGCTTCCAACATGAGCTAATTCTTGGGAGAATATGGAAGGAAAAGAATGAAGAATATTCCTGAGGGGTTATGATGGGAACAGCACAAAATTACTTCATAGTTtatagttacagcatggaaactgccaACTGtggctgcaccgaccagcgatccctgcaccttACATACACtaggtacatttataccaagccaattaacctacaaacccgtacgtctttgtagtgtgggaggaaaccgaagatctcggagaaagcccacgcaggtcacgggcataacgtacaaactccgtacagacagcatccgtagtcgggatcgaacccgggtccccggtgctgtaaggcagcaactctaccgcagcgccaccatgctgcccagcagCACCACAGTCATCTTGCAGCCTCTGAGTTAAGGGTCTGCTCTGCAATCCAGGTACAATTAATCTCTGAtaccagatgcaaaaaaatctatACTGTCTAGACTTGCGAATAAAAGCTAGTTGGAGACGCACAATAATCTCCTTCAGTTAAACATAAAAACACATATCCCTCGTATCAAAATGAACTTCATCTGGGCCATCTCACACCAGCACTGATTCATTGTGCGGTTTTGAAACTCTTTCTTGGCAAGTGGGACTGTAAACATAAAACACATCGTTAATTGGTGCTGCACATTCCTAGACATTTTATGTGCTCCGGGGAGCAGTCAATGTTTCTACTCCAATAAGTACATTTTGGGCCTTATTTTCTCATTGTCCGTAATGGTGGAGAAATGAAGGAACATGAGGCAGCGCAGTACACAGAGAGAGAATGCTGCCAGTCACATAAGCCTCTAGCTGGATAGACAGTGCTCGGAACTGTGCTTCATCCTCAGAAAGTGTCTGTGAATCTTGGAAGGATACAGTAAATGTTCCCCAGTATTAAAAGTAtgagggacggcacggtggcgcagcggtagagttgctgtcttacagtgccggagacctgggttcgatcctgactacgttgtacgttctccccgtgggttttctacaggtgctccggtttcctcccacactgcaagaacgtgtaggtttgtaggttaactggcttcagtataattgtaaattgtccctatttagGATAGCGCTGGTGAATGGGGGtgatctctgggcggcgcggactcagtgggatgaagtgcctgttttccccgctgcatctccaaagtgtTATGGATGATGATCAGTTACATTCACAAGCCTGTTGGCAATCCCTCGGAGGGGAGTGCAATGGAAGTGTTCAAGAACTTGGCAGAGATTAGGGGAACTATATACTCTGGTAGGAAAGTCAAGACAAAGGCATTACTAAGCTTAGAATTGGAGCCAAGCCATTGTGGGGAGATAACAGCAAGCAGTTCCTCACATTCTGTTACTGGAAATCCACTCCCTCAACCTGCTGGGGGTCGGTTGACAATATCAGTGCTGGAATGGGAAGCTTTTAAGGCTGGTGACTGGAGTTGCCTTTGTTGAATTGAATGATTGAGCTGCCTCGAGGTGCTAAGGTCCTGTGAGAGCCAGCAATTTGGATGCTTTCAGCAACTTTCTCTGTTGTCTTCCTCTCATCAATCCGCAGAGCATCAACCGAGCAACTATTCCAGGTCAGATTAATGCAGagtttcctctcgtactgagaatccctcctctccagacagcaaagtgctggagtaactcagcgggacgggcagcatccatggagagaaggaatgggtggcgttttgggccgagacccttcttcagactgagagtcaggggagtgggaagggggagatacagagataaggaagtgtcaggtgtgataacgaaacatcaaagggggtagtgatcaaggaaaatgtagaatagatctttgttaggagaaggtaacaacaaagcaaacataaaatgtagtcggggacagtcagactcttCCTACACTCTCCGTATAGCGGCTTGGCTCGAAGAatggagagtggaggaggaggggccGCTGGTGGTGACGGACACGAGGAGTGGGCGGTTGGAGAGGGGtgttgcctccagtgccttcatggtcggctgtgggaggttcccctgggacacagaggcggtcggCCGGGGCGAGGGGAGGGACGTTGGGTCTCGGCCTGCTGcagcctgggcttacctggatcgggggcaCTCCAGTACTTCCAGCACCTGGACCCCACTTTAGACTGTTGTATTTCTTTGTAAATGGCGATTGTGCATTTGTGGCTTGTGCAAAAGgccttcactgtgctgtgcacccGTGACAATGAAGAATGATTGAACTATATTGAGCTGCACGGAAAGCTACAGTGTCACTCAGTACCTCATTCTCTTTCTTCCAGATGATGTGCTGTCGACCATCTCGGACCACGTCTTGAACGGCGTGCCCACCGACAAGCAGTTAAATCAGCTCTCGGGCCAACTGGGAGGAGAATGGGAGCAGGTCGTGATGGATCTGGGACTGAGGAGTTCAGACATCTACCGATGTAAAATGAACAACCAGTACAACGTGCAGGCACAGATCTTGGCATCATTCATCCTGTGGAAGCAACGGCTGGGAAAGCGAGCGACAGTGCGGACCCTGTGTACCAGCCTCACTTCAGCCGATGTGGACCCCACAGTAATAAAGGATGCATTTCAGTGAACAGTCTGGGCTGGGTTTACCCACTGCTCAGACTCACTGTCTACCATACTCACTTCCCGGCACTAAAAGTGGAGGGCCAGTCGTATTTGACAGGGTGCAGTGAATagcagacataaaatactggtgtAACCCAGTgggccatctctggagaaaacagaacccttcctcagactgaacgaTAGAGAAGGCCacaacaaaacagggccggcaacagatgacctcaggaagggtggagtccacaaaGGCCCGTTGTTGGTTGGGGAAGATGTGAcaatgagagggatacaaggatgccaaTGGTGGAACTAGTAGAACGActaggggagggcggggggggggggggggggaggggggtagggaatgCAGgtgctacttgaaattagaggaaTCAACATTCAtcgcgctgggttgtaagctgcccaagcaaaatatgtttgTCTAATTTGCGTGTGTCTCACTCTGAGGATGGGAATAGGAACAGGAGTTAATATATTTGGCAACCaagagatcgcgtaggccaaggcgaaCTGAgcatgtgttcagcgaaatgatagccaagtctgcgcttggtgtcgcccaTACATAACAGTCCACAGTGCGAACACcacatacagtagataaggttgaaggaggtgcaggtgaatctctgccttacctgaaaggactgtcgaggtcccTGGATGAGGCCGAGGCAGGAGGTAGAGGACAGTGAATAGTGTGGGCTGGTGCTTGACGTTGGTCTCCCCTCTGATATTCAGAGACTTTTAAAACAGTAAAAATTAGTATATAATGAATATCTAGTCGGAGAGTGGTgactggaattaattgccacagatagctgtggaggccaagtcaatggttatttgtaaggcagagagatgtttgattagtgcgggtgtcaggggttatggggagatgacaggagaatggggttgagaggtgaagatagatcagccatgattgaatggtggagtagacttgatgggccaaatggcctaattctgttcctatcactcatgaatatttaaatatttttaaatactaTAATGAGAAAGATAACGTCTCCAGTTTAATGCTTGGCTTTTACAAACTCTGCCTTTGGGCTCCCATTGAATTCCATAACTCCAGTACATATCTGCCTGGAATGGCAAATTGTCAAATTGACATAGACCTTCAATGTCACCAACCCTGGGCACTGCAGCGTGTATCATGTATGCAGCGTGTATCATGTATGCAGCGTGTATCATGTATGCAATATGTGACAACTGAAAGAAAATGTCCTCCTTGTGACTCTGCTGTAAACTGCAACTCTACGGATAATCGAGGAAACAAGGGAGTTACTTTGAGAAAGTAAATGGTACAGAATGTCAGTGAAGTCTTTAGATTTTAATTCTGTTTTAAGCATTTTGGTGACTTGAAATTGTATAAAAGTACGAATAAACCAAGATATATATTATTCAAGTTTGGAAGTGTTGCTGAGActgacctccctcccccccccccccctccccaatgtttgcacatccccaagcctttccactcgtcactttaatttcatgtttcatgtattttttgtttttatgactgttggcagatcaatctccctcctgggataaataaagttctatcgttgcATATCGTATCGTTTCTCAAACAAGTTGATTTATTCAAAGCCCTAACAGTACGCACGAGGAAACACTCTGAGAGAGCCCAAAGCGTTTCAAAAATTCAGAGCACCCACTgcatttttatattctcacgACACAATAATTACACGTGGATTCTACATTTTTGAGATAATtcatcattgatcaatgtctctATAGCTATTCATTTTTTGTCTTTCCCCAGAATTATCTATAACCTTACAGTATGTTCCCCGCTATTTAGAAAACCACTCTCCCATTTATCTAACAAATGGGCGCAATAAAATGTACTACTCCCTGATCAGTCTTATTGCCCTCAGCTGACTTTACAACTCCcagtgtttattttaatttaactaTGGTGTGTAATCTAAATACCATGATAAATTCCCTTCACTATGTTCAAATTCCCATACATCATGCTCCAGCAGTATGTAAGCTCTTGGGTTGAATATATTACATcttccttattcacaaaatgctggagtaactcagcaggctaggcagcatctcaggagagaaggaatgggcgacgttttgggtcgagacccttcttcagtctttgctTCTAAGTACTTTGGTGTTAGATTTGCAGTAGGGTTATTAATtcattgattttgttttgttcattATATATTACCTATATGTATTTTTAGCGATTGTTGTGCTGATTAGGGgtgtcaactatctcactcccaaatatgggacaagatgacgtcatcgccccgcgccccacgtgacctcacccagccagcggccatgtgcttccgctccaccaatggcggcggcctgggccgggaggcgggttgctccaCGGGCCGCTGTCagctgggacagtgtaggctaacggagtgtgttcgcctaacggaggttgcgtagcaaccggcctcccgggcctaatacaggacaagggtggtccttgtcaagggacaaaccaatttagcccaaaatacgggatgtcc from Rhinoraja longicauda isolate Sanriku21f chromosome 23, sRhiLon1.1, whole genome shotgun sequence carries:
- the cradd gene encoding death domain-containing protein CRADD codes for the protein MEARQRRALRRLRGELADELRLDGPLQYLYQERVVSRSLLEELQAEPVAARRNLRLLDYLPGRGPRAFATFAHSLRDEAPWLSRRLEEEEAREDGDDETPADDVLSTISDHVLNGVPTDKQLNQLSGQLGGEWEQVVMDLGLRSSDIYRCKMNNQYNVQAQILASFILWKQRLGKRATVRTLCTSLTSADVDPTVIKDAFQ